A genomic segment from Polyangium mundeleinium encodes:
- a CDS encoding efflux RND transporter permease subunit, protein MFKAIARFAVRRWPFVVTFAALFAIVGVQAFRSLPIEAFPDVTDPMVEVVGLYPGQAAEEVEKKVTLELERVLAGTPRLRDLRSVSVFGLCLMTLTFEEGTSDFELRTLVAERLRDAELPASAETIMGPQATPVGQIYRYTLRGDKPLRDLRAIQDFVVERRLRAVPGVAEVVTFGGFERQYQVRIDPARLAATGIAVQEVYEALEKTNANAGGGYVGIGSQEFVVRGVGALRSPADIGLAVVREVGGVPVLLQDIATVVEGSTPRRGSVGRGHEDEVVEGIVLLRRGQNPSVVLDALKERIEQLNRDVLPRGVTMDTFYDRTSLVDATLGTVKRNMAEGALLVVAVVYLFLRTLRGALIIFLVIPLSLLAAFVGLKLMGLPANLISLGAIDFGIIVDGAVIVLETTLHFMHGPRAPGEDKRSLIERATGSVAKPVIFSMLIIIAALAPIFSLERVEGRIFAPMAYTYAFALLGALVCAAFVVPALETFALPEHGAAEDARWLQWLRRSYLRLLARAARMRILVIAASGAAALGGAAYASGIGTEFLPELNEGGFYITSTFPSTISLDETRSQVRRIREKILRLPEAVDVLSHIGRPEAATQAEGPNNAEFFVPLRPETEWRPGSTRRTLEAELRQSLRAIPGVQYNFSQPITDRVFETISGIIGQVVVKVHGEDLKGSTELAEKIREKLGQVQGVTDLAIYMAGDNPQLRIDIHRDAIARRGLAIDDVQSTIAVALGGAVATEVWEGERRHGVALRLPDAVRADPSALGRLVVGEAENRATLGEVAKIELGTGRSAVWREDFSRFVAVKFNVRGRDLGSVVEDGQRAVATLGALPEGTYVSWGGEFQNQRRAMRRLGIALPLAVLAILAILYANFRRLRPTLMILAFLPLALVGAVAGLRLMGENFSVSSAVGCIALLGQLVLAGVLICSRIDEIAETNPHGAMLEGAEVAFRPVVLTTSLALLGLLPAALSHAMGSETQRPFAIAIIAGLLAGIPAILFVLPVAYAGRRREAPVEVVPCDS, encoded by the coding sequence ATGTTCAAAGCCATTGCTCGTTTCGCCGTTCGTCGCTGGCCGTTCGTCGTCACGTTCGCGGCCCTGTTCGCGATCGTCGGCGTGCAGGCCTTCCGCAGCCTGCCCATCGAGGCGTTTCCCGATGTCACCGATCCGATGGTGGAGGTCGTCGGCCTTTATCCCGGGCAGGCGGCGGAGGAGGTCGAGAAAAAGGTCACGCTGGAGCTCGAACGTGTGCTCGCGGGGACCCCACGGCTCCGTGATCTCCGATCCGTCTCCGTCTTCGGGCTTTGCCTCATGACGCTCACGTTCGAGGAAGGGACCTCGGACTTCGAATTGCGTACGCTGGTCGCGGAGCGGCTGCGTGACGCGGAATTGCCGGCGTCCGCCGAGACGATCATGGGGCCCCAGGCCACGCCGGTGGGCCAGATTTACCGCTACACCCTGCGCGGGGACAAGCCCTTGCGGGACCTGCGGGCCATTCAGGATTTCGTCGTGGAGCGGCGCCTGCGCGCGGTCCCCGGCGTCGCCGAGGTCGTGACGTTCGGCGGGTTCGAGCGGCAATACCAGGTGCGCATCGATCCGGCCCGCCTCGCCGCGACGGGGATCGCGGTGCAGGAGGTCTACGAGGCCCTCGAAAAGACGAACGCCAACGCCGGGGGTGGGTATGTCGGCATTGGCTCGCAGGAGTTCGTGGTGCGAGGTGTCGGCGCCCTGCGCTCGCCGGCCGATATCGGCCTCGCCGTGGTGCGCGAGGTCGGCGGCGTCCCCGTGCTCCTGCAGGACATCGCCACGGTCGTCGAGGGGTCGACGCCGCGGCGTGGATCCGTGGGGCGAGGGCACGAGGACGAGGTGGTCGAGGGCATCGTGCTGCTCCGGCGCGGGCAAAACCCGAGCGTGGTCCTCGACGCCTTGAAGGAGCGCATCGAGCAGCTCAACCGTGATGTGCTCCCCCGCGGCGTCACGATGGACACGTTCTACGATCGAACCTCCCTCGTCGACGCGACGCTCGGCACGGTGAAGCGCAACATGGCCGAGGGCGCGCTGCTCGTCGTCGCCGTGGTGTATCTCTTCCTCCGCACGCTGCGCGGGGCGCTCATCATTTTCCTGGTGATCCCGCTCAGCCTGCTCGCCGCGTTCGTGGGGCTCAAGTTGATGGGCCTGCCAGCGAACCTCATCTCGCTCGGCGCCATCGATTTCGGGATCATCGTCGACGGCGCGGTCATCGTGCTCGAGACGACGCTGCACTTCATGCACGGCCCGCGGGCGCCGGGAGAGGACAAACGGAGCCTCATCGAGCGGGCCACGGGCAGCGTCGCCAAACCCGTCATCTTTTCGATGCTGATCATCATCGCGGCGCTCGCGCCCATCTTCTCGCTCGAGCGCGTCGAGGGGAGGATCTTCGCGCCGATGGCCTACACCTATGCCTTCGCGCTCCTCGGCGCCCTCGTCTGCGCGGCATTCGTCGTGCCGGCCCTGGAGACGTTCGCGCTCCCGGAGCACGGCGCCGCGGAGGATGCACGATGGCTGCAATGGCTGCGACGTAGCTACCTGCGGCTCCTCGCGCGGGCGGCGCGGATGCGCATCCTGGTGATCGCGGCGAGCGGCGCAGCCGCGCTCGGGGGCGCCGCTTATGCGAGCGGAATCGGTACGGAGTTCCTCCCAGAGCTGAACGAGGGCGGCTTTTACATCACGTCCACGTTCCCCTCGACCATTTCCCTCGACGAGACACGCAGCCAGGTCCGGCGGATCCGCGAGAAGATCCTCCGCTTGCCCGAGGCGGTGGACGTGCTCTCGCACATCGGCCGCCCCGAGGCCGCCACGCAGGCCGAGGGCCCGAACAACGCCGAGTTTTTCGTGCCGCTGCGCCCCGAGACCGAATGGCGCCCCGGCTCGACCCGGCGCACGCTGGAGGCCGAGCTACGCCAGAGCCTCCGCGCGATCCCGGGCGTGCAATACAACTTCTCGCAGCCGATCACGGACCGCGTCTTCGAGACCATCTCCGGCATCATTGGCCAGGTGGTCGTCAAGGTGCACGGCGAGGACCTGAAAGGTTCGACCGAGCTCGCCGAGAAGATCCGCGAAAAACTCGGCCAGGTGCAAGGCGTGACCGATCTCGCGATCTACATGGCCGGGGACAACCCGCAGCTCCGGATCGACATCCACCGCGATGCGATTGCCCGCCGGGGGCTCGCGATCGACGACGTGCAGAGCACGATTGCAGTTGCGCTGGGGGGCGCGGTGGCGACGGAGGTATGGGAGGGGGAGCGGCGTCACGGCGTCGCGCTGCGGCTGCCCGACGCGGTCCGCGCCGACCCGAGCGCGCTCGGGCGCCTGGTCGTGGGGGAAGCGGAGAACCGCGCGACGCTCGGCGAGGTCGCCAAGATCGAGCTCGGGACGGGGCGCTCCGCGGTATGGCGTGAAGATTTCTCGCGCTTCGTCGCCGTGAAATTCAACGTGCGCGGGCGGGATCTCGGGAGCGTCGTGGAGGACGGGCAGCGCGCCGTGGCCACGCTGGGAGCGCTGCCGGAAGGGACGTACGTGAGCTGGGGCGGCGAGTTCCAGAACCAGCGGCGCGCCATGCGACGGCTGGGGATCGCCTTGCCGCTCGCGGTCCTCGCGATCCTCGCGATCCTGTACGCGAACTTCCGGCGCTTGCGACCGACGTTGATGATCCTCGCGTTCCTGCCGCTCGCGCTGGTCGGCGCCGTCGCGGGGCTCCGGCTCATGGGGGAGAATTTCTCGGTGAGCAGCGCGGTCGGGTGCATTGCGCTCCTCGGGCAGCTCGTGCTGGCGGGGGTCTTGATATGCTCGCGCATCGACGAGATCGCCGAGACGAACCCCCATGGCGCGATGCTGGAAGGCGCCGAGGTCGCGTTCCGGCCCGTCGTTCTCACCACCTCGCTCGCGCTCCTCGGCCTGCTCCCCGCGGCGCTCTCCCATGCGATGGGGAGCGAGACGCAAAGGCCCTTCGCCATCGCCATCATCGCCGGGCTCCTCGCCGGGATCCCGGCCATTCTCTTCGTTTTGCCGGTCGCGTATGCAGGTCGACGCCGCGAGGCGCCGGTGGAGGTTGTCCCATGCGATTCCTGA
- a CDS encoding efflux RND transporter periplasmic adaptor subunit, translated as MMLRSAIACAFALLLTACGKGAPPSPVTLKPPYEALDTGRLRIREDLASQFNFAPARASDVQAKLQGFGRVAFAPNASYAVRVPFPAFVERVHVAVGSELQAGQALATLRSSEVARLRSELGRLSIVISAEKDGVERLEKLVNQGAASSRDLVEARARYSTAKAELQGTRLSLSAAGVSAGSGDTFELKATAGGQLLARSVDPGERVTPEDDDAAFLIGDGKKLVVRAAFPERDAPLLAEGAPCAFTVPALGAQRIEGKVVHAVRAVDRRTHTTEAACAPNTDEPRLRAEMSARVEVTVRGAERTLVVPRGAVLLRRDDRVVLVQIEPGVLERRVVEVGSNLGDDVQILKGLNEGDDVVTTNAVLLDGELDLIL; from the coding sequence ATGATGCTACGTTCCGCCATCGCGTGCGCCTTCGCGCTCTTGCTCACAGCTTGTGGCAAGGGGGCCCCCCCTTCTCCCGTGACATTAAAGCCTCCCTACGAGGCCCTCGACACCGGGCGCCTGCGTATTCGCGAAGACCTCGCCTCCCAGTTCAACTTTGCGCCCGCGCGCGCGAGTGACGTCCAGGCCAAGCTCCAGGGCTTCGGGCGCGTGGCGTTCGCGCCGAACGCCTCCTACGCCGTGCGCGTCCCGTTTCCGGCCTTCGTGGAGCGTGTCCACGTCGCCGTGGGGAGCGAGCTCCAGGCCGGGCAGGCCCTCGCCACGCTGCGCAGCAGTGAAGTCGCGCGGTTGCGCTCGGAGCTCGGTCGGCTGTCGATTGTGATCTCCGCCGAGAAGGACGGGGTCGAAAGGCTCGAGAAGCTCGTGAACCAGGGCGCCGCGTCGAGCCGGGATCTCGTCGAGGCGCGCGCGAGGTATTCGACGGCCAAGGCCGAATTGCAGGGGACGAGGCTCTCGCTCAGCGCGGCGGGCGTGTCCGCCGGCTCCGGCGACACGTTCGAGCTGAAGGCCACGGCCGGAGGTCAGCTCCTCGCGCGCTCGGTCGATCCGGGCGAGCGGGTCACGCCGGAGGACGACGACGCGGCGTTCCTCATCGGCGACGGCAAAAAGCTCGTCGTTCGGGCCGCGTTTCCCGAGCGGGACGCGCCGCTCCTCGCGGAGGGCGCGCCTTGCGCGTTCACGGTCCCCGCCCTCGGCGCCCAGCGTATCGAGGGGAAGGTGGTGCATGCGGTCCGGGCCGTGGACCGGCGCACGCATACGACGGAGGCGGCTTGCGCGCCGAATACGGACGAGCCGCGCCTGCGCGCGGAGATGAGCGCGCGTGTCGAGGTGACGGTGCGCGGCGCCGAGCGGACCCTCGTGGTGCCGCGCGGGGCTGTTCTCCTGCGCAGGGATGACCGCGTCGTGCTCGTGCAGATCGAGCCGGGCGTGCTCGAACGGCGCGTCGTGGAGGTCGGCTCGAATCTCGGCGACGACGTGCAGATCCTGAAGGGCCTGAACGAAGGCGACGACGTGGTCACGACGAATGCGGTCCTCCTGGACGGCGAGCTCGACCTCATCCTGTAA